In Miscanthus floridulus cultivar M001 chromosome 19, ASM1932011v1, whole genome shotgun sequence, the DNA window TCGGCAATTCCGGCGCGAAGATTCGCAGTAACATGCGCGACACGGCCTCTGCCTTGGGATGGCGGTTGATCACCGCGCGGTCGAACACCGGCGGCAGGAACGCCGGCAAGGCCGGCGAACCGCCCCGCGCCGCGGCAGCCCACGCTCGGATGAACTCCCACAGCGCCTGCCCGTCACCCACTCCATGGCACATGGACACGCCGACCACCACGGCTCCGATCCCGCCTCCGTCGTCCGTGTCCGCGGGCCTCGTCACTTGCACGACCAGCGCGGGGACCGGCAGCGCGCTGACCACGACAGTGGGCACGAGCTGCGCGTACGCCTCAGCGTCGtgctcggcgtcgctggcaaggCGGCGCATGTCGTCGGTGCTGCCGGCGTACTCGGCCTCGACGAACCTGACGCCCTGGGAGATGGCGCCCGGGGAGCAGTCGATGACGACGTCCCCCGACTTGGAGACCGCGAGGTTGCCGGCGAGCGGGGTGAAGATGGCGAGCGTGGCGGCCAGGGAGGACTGCAGCGTGCCGAGCAGGGCAGGGACGGGCGGCAGGTCGTCGCCCTCGTAGAAGAAGAGGCGCTGCATCGGCTGGTAGGGGAGGAACATGGTGTCCAAGAGCGAAACCTTGATGGCGTGGTCGTCGTTGTCTGTCAAAGGGTTGGAGGTTTCAGAGGGTCGGACATGGGTGACACTGAGAACTCGGACGCGGGAGCCCATGCTGGTGGACTGGTGGTGCCGCGAGAAGTGAAGCCTAGAAGCAGTGCGTCAGTGTGCTTGTGGTTTCGGGTAGAGGCGGATGAGCATGCTGTTGGAGACTATACCACGAACGCTACGCGGTCTCATGTGGTCCACATATTTTCTCCATCACACAAATATCTACTCCAGATGGCTATATTTCTTCTCTCCAGTTCCATCTCCTCTCtttttctcctccctctctccaTTCAAAGCAACAGGGAGAGGAAGATACCGCGGAGCCTGTGACTCTCCTCCCCGTCTCGAACTCGTGTGCTTGCGAGCCAGGGGGTGCTCGCCACACAGCACGTGGTGCTCGTGCTTGCCAGCAAGGGGTGCTCGTCAGCTGCTGGCATGCTTGTGCTTGCCGGGGAGGGGGTACTCGTCGGCTGCTGGCCGCTCGCCATGGGTGTTGCAGGGGGCGCTCTTTGAGTAGGCCGTCGTGCTCGCCGGTTGCTCCTCGCGCAAGTGCTCGCCCAGCGCTGCTTTTGTGGCCTTATGCAGGTGCTCGCCCAGTGCAGTGCCTCCGCTGGGGCACCGGCAAGCTCCATGCGCCAGCGTCGAGCTCCGCAACGATGAGCCTCCTTTTGTTCATACAGCAAGGTGATAttacgctgaaagcgcatgttgcaagagtatgtgtTAAGTATTTCAGATATTTCAGAGGTAAATTGCAAATGTTATATATCGATGTTTGTCGGTGTTTCGattaaacaccaacgagtaaaattgtaatattgtgcgtctggcccagatggtgtgctaaaaagacacaaggtttatactggttcgggcagaatgtccatacgtccagttcgtggctgctgctcgtgttatttgcactgaaaagttcatagtaggggttacaaacgggcgagagagggacatgtcccaagtctctgatggaaaggtcgaatggggGCTGAgggctcggttgctgctcagctatgtgttcgtGGTTCTATTGTGATGTAGTGTGATGTGCGATGCGGTcaatcgatccccttagtggggtgccctgctttcccttttataggccaagggagaacatagattacagatgggagagagAAAAAGTAAAACGAGAGACAAAGGAAGTCTTTCAAggatgccgggtcttccttttcctctgtgcgggccccgctgacatggcaggcggtggcAGGGATAGCCCCATGTCGGGCGCATGGCCATTGGTCCTGACAGGGCTACGCTAGGTGTCTGTCCGCTGACAATGTCATGTCCTAGCATTGTCAGCGGGTTGTCACATCCCATCCCGCCTCGGCGGACGGCGTGGCGGACCAGGGTGTTGATCAGTGGCCACACGGGGAGCAGGCAGCACAGTGACTGCACGTCCATCACTGTGGGTAATGCGTGCTTCCTTCTGGACCATAGCGGTTGTCGTTAGCTTCCGTAAGGATCCGTGCCCGAGGGCAAAtaacggcacccacaacactgtaggtcaaatatcggcgcctacaacactgtttgggctctaacatgcctggaaggtcgcaaatcacccttctggcatggcctgatgGGACTGTCCTACAGGGATGCAGGGTACGgttcttggtattgcggttgactttgaGCTCTATGTGTTGTTGTAAAGGGGTCGTGCGTagacgtcggacgaggcagagccagccctcagacatcggacgaggcggaaacagcccttagacatcgggcgaggcggagctagccctcaaacGTCGGGCCAGGAGGAGccagggcgaggcggagccagccctcagacgtcgggcgaggcggaaacaaccctcagacgtcgggcgaggcggagccagccctcgggggccAGACggggcggagccaaccctcgggagcCAGCCGAGGTCGAACCGACCCTCGGGggcagggcgaggcggagcccgcgaccttcgTGGCTGGATGAGGCGGTGCctagcaagaggtgtagtcgtgCTCATGAtgcttggatgaatcaatgttgatgggtATTAACTCCTCCTCTTcgtgtaccctagtattggtccccgacagtagcccccgagccccctggcgattcgagcagaatcgtctggggattTTTTGACCTACcgaagggtgcgcgtgagcgcacccgttgGGTGTTAtccccgagcctgcggaggagtagaatactccttcggaggtttttTCGATTGGCCagcaggtgcgcgcgagcgcatccggtgggtgtagcccctgagcttgCGGAGGAgcagaatactccttcggaggtttttTCGAAAGGGAGGACTCTGTGGGCCCTAGCCTTCTCTTGTCGCCCATGGCGTGTCCTGGGGACGGCGATTCCTTTTTTCCAAGGTCGGACCTTTCGCGGGTGTGGCCGTGAGACTTGATGGTTTGTTAGTTGGATAGTTCGATTGGGGTCCCGGTATTACATTCATAGGGATCTAGCCAGGGCCAGCCTGGCTGAGACTCGATCGAGGGCTGAGACTCCTGTGACGCTCATGCGCCTGAGTTCTAGCCGCTTGCAGTCCCATCCCTTATCGTAAGGGTGCCTTGGGACGACCGTCAAAACCATTGATGGGCCAGTCctcaaactcctaggcccaggTGGGCCGGAGAAACGCTTTTTGACCTGTATTCCTTTCGCTAGTAAAGAGTCCTGGTCCGCTCGGGCAGATGAAACGTCCGGCGTGTCTtcggagggaaaggatagggattgcgggcgcATATCCCGTGATGTGACGTGGTGGCGGATCGTGGTAGGCGCGGAGATCTAGGCAGGCGGTTGGcttcctcgcatccgtcgcccctataaaaccaaagggtttacccctagggtttcatactttgcctccttgccttcgcatctgcaaCCGTCGCTGCCAATCGCCTAAGTTCTCCTCATCCGCGTCTTAGCCGCTGTCGAGTTCGCATCCACCCACCCGATCTTCCAATGGAGCCGTGGTGCCATTCTGATGTCACCCTCcagtgcatggagggccttgtccgctGCGGTCTTCTCTGTGCATGgaccgccgccgaggagtggcaGCTTCCCGGTGAGGAGGACGTACCGTCATCGCTTGACGGCTATGTCATCTTGTTCGTGCGCTTCCGTGAGCGGGGGCTTGCGACCCTTGCTCACAAATTTCTCCGGGGGTTGCTGCACTACTACCAAatcgagttgcagcacctcaatcccaatggaatccagcacatggcggcgttcgtcgccctgtgtgagggattcctggggattagtccccacttcgatctgtggcggtacttcttcgccgtcaccctctagaagaagcgggagaagaagcaagagctgagcacgCCGATGGGATGCGTTGGCATCCAACTCCAAAACAATAGGGTCGGCGAATACCCGTCAATGCATCtatcaacctccaacaaggggtggcattcgcattggttctatc includes these proteins:
- the LOC136528149 gene encoding anthocyanin 5-aromatic acyltransferase-like, with protein sequence MGSRVRVLSVTHVRPSETSNPLTDNDDHAIKVSLLDTMFLPYQPMQRLFFYEGDDLPPVPALLGTLQSSLAATLAIFTPLAGNLAVSKSGDVVIDCSPGAISQGVRFVEAEYAGSTDDMRRLASDAEHDAEAYAQLVPTVVVSALPVPALVVQVTRPADTDDGGGIGAVVVGVSMCHGVGDGQALWEFIRAWAAAARGGSPALPAFLPPVFDRAVINRHPKAEAVSRMLLRIFAPELPMVNAFPKPDTTLQGRRTYLLSARLIRSLKQRISLQTSNHADGDGAPDAAAVAKPPTTYAAVASLVWTSGVRAKNALSRAAADAYLLFGADCRARLRPPMPAAFFGNCVKMCYARATVGELRDGGVGALARAASAVREAVREQLEDPLGDVDRWLERYQAVPQDRFVQIVSSNRFAAYETDFGWGKPSRVELAAVLDRELVAVVGAPDGAVQVSVVLDRGRMEDFEANFLSQLDGLE